DNA sequence from the Malus domestica chromosome 06, GDT2T_hap1 genome:
aaagaaaagaaggaaagaaaggggAGAACAGAGATCGATCTCACCCGAAATTAGGGTCGGCACCACTGGATCTGCTCAAATTTGGAGGTCTCACACGAAGATGTGAGAAATACTctcaaaaagagagaaagactCTCACTCGAGAGAGAACCCGAAGCTTCCAACTTTTGATGTGATGTTTGTGTATAATTTCCAAACAAAACTTTCGGCAACCTTTCTTCTACCAATCCAtaattaattttctaaattCATTATTTATCGTTACATTTTTCACAAGGAATCCAATGATCTCGTATCAATATTAGTTCCAACACATATTTGGCATACATCGCAATCCATAATATATTGAAACAATTGCATTAACAGAGAAAACATGTAAGAGCTGGAATAATTAAACTAATCAGGGAGGAATTATGAAAATGATCATAGGAGCCAAAACCCATTATTCACGATTCCGAATTAAACTAATCAGGGAATTAAGAAAATGATCATAGGAGTTCGAACCCATTATTAACGATCCCATTCCAAATTAAACTAATCAAGGAAATATGAAAATGATCATAAGAGCCATAACTCATTATCCACGATTCCGGATTAAACTAGTGAGGGAATTATAAAAATGATCATAGGAGCAAGAACCCATTATCCACGATTTCGAATTAAACTAATCATGTAattatgaaaagagaaattttatttgaactcatataaTATCTTTCTACactcaacttaaattttaactaTATGGTGTCCTTTTTATCAATATGtaattaacaataaaactaaattttatcaataaacccacatCCAAAACTTTCACCAATCCTTCTACGAAACTTAAAAAGAGACAAAGAAAATAGATCTGTGACTGAATGCCTCGCATAAAAATCACAAGTCCATGAAGGCATATACCACTTCCCAATCCATCCTATAGAAAACTGAAGTAATCACGCCAACGTCAAGGCAAAGAAGATAGAAGATGGAGATTATGTACTAGTTAAAATTGGTCAAGCACAAAACCAGATAGCATGATATTTATGTAAATATTCATATAACTAAATTCAAATGGCAAAGAGCATAGGCACCTATAGAAAAATTATGGGTTATTGCTAAAAAGTGGTAACAAGTCAAAGGAAAAATACATAAACTTTTGGATAGCGATTTTGGACActcattttaagtgttttgcaCTCAAAGGAAGGAGTGCAAGAGATTCAATCGAACGTGAAAATggccaagtttttttttaacaatgtaACAAAGATTTAAAGTCGAATGTCAATAGAAAAGCTGTAATCAccaaaaaggatacaatgaagagAGTAAGCCCCAGTTTGGTAGGgctgtgcttaaaaaaaaagctagggtgaaaaaaagccagaGGGATTTGAGgcgtttggtaaatttttcAAAAGCAGCTTTGTTTTAAAGCTGAGGGTGAAAAGAAGCCTAAAACaggaagctgctatttgcagcttccCAAAAACAGCTGCGGcttcccaaaccaaaaacaCGGGTGAACAGTGTAGgtttaatgaatttttcaatAATCCAAAATTGCCCTCCTTCCTTATACAGTCTCTCCTCTCcgcctctctctccttctcgccttcttttcctcttttctttccttCAGTCTACTCTCCTCTCTCATACCCGAACCAAGAAACCAGATCTCTCTCGTTCTCTCGTTCCAAAACCAGCGTTCTCCCTTGTTCTCTCGTTCTCCAGGTTCGTTTGGTAAGTTTCTcttgtaaattttatttatttatttgtttggatttttaaCTTTGGGGATGGGAGAGGGAAAAAGGGGTGGGAAGAGCCCAGGGATGAAGGAGCTCGACTGCATGGAAAATGTAGGCACAAATCGGGCTTGCTTCTGTTGCGTTTGACGCCTCTAGGAGGGTGATCATGTTGCGTACACTTTCTTCGTTGTGGACACAGCAAAGGATTTGAAATGTTTCCGAGTTGCTTGCCAGTAATGATTGGGTGTCGGGAAAAACAATTGGGGATGGAGGGTGGGGAAAAATTAATTGGGGAAGGTGATATggtttgtggaaaaaaaataattgggaaaaaaataattggggaaaaattagggtttgtggagGAAACAAGAAAAATTGAGAAGGTTTGCTTCTGATTTGGGTTTAGGTAAAGGATAGTTTTTTATAAAGCTTTGCTCTGGTTCTAATCTATGAACTGTGCTTCTGATTTGTCATCCCTTTGTCAGTGTTCGTATTGTATCTCTCTGGAAGGAAGTGGGTTTTTGAGGACGTCGCTGAGGCTGTACTCGAACAGGTGGattatttttttcttggtaCAAAATTCGGTTTTCATGTTTTTGATAAATCTGTTTTGTGATTGCATTTAAATGGTATTTGGTTTATTAGACAGATTAATGACAGAACATTAGACAGATTAATGACAGAACAGAGCAACTACAAAGTCTGTTCTGGTGTTTGTTGGTTAGGATTAGATAAAGCAAAAGTCTTCTTTCAATTAGAAAATGCATTTTAGAATAAAGCAAAAGTCTGACTCTATGTAATTAAAATGACTAGTGCTCTAATCACACATACTTCTCACATCCACTAAATCAATTTAGCCTTCCATAAAAGGTTATACAAGTGCAGAGCTTAAAACACatcaaatttataaacaaagcaatatatatttatgtatgatcAGGGTTCTGTTTGATTGAAGCATTTATGTCAatgttttcttccattttcccAGTTTGTTGGTTTGTAATCTCTCTTTGGAAGGAATTGAACTCCCCAGTGTGGTGTGGTGTGGTGTGATTAGATAACATGAGAATTGTTAGATGTTTaaagaatcaacaaaattaGCATTGTTTTCTATTCTCTAACCTTGTATGCATAGTAAAGCCACTCCGCTTGAAAATTACTTGTAAGGAACTGGCGACTAATTTTGAGTTCCACTCTGTCTACTCACTTAAATGTGTGTTGTTGTTGGATCTGCATTTTTGCATATCCATTTTTAATCCTCTCTATCTGTTGATGCTTGCCAGTACACTGCTATTAATCCTCCATCTCATGTTGCATTTTCAGACTGTGCTTCCTCCCGTCTATTAATCTTCACCGCCACGGTTTCATCTTCTCCGTCTTGCTCTAGGTATTGTTCGTTCCTATTGTATTGTATTTATGGTTTTCGTTAATATTTAATTGTTTCCTGGAAAGAGAAAGAATAATTGAAAATACTTCGATTGTTAATTTTGGAAACTTGCAAATAAATTTTTGATTTTGTTGTGATTACTAGTATTAATTGAAATCAATGCTTTTGTATGTGGTTTATTTGCTTTTGCTTCTtggtttatttgtttaattgtttgtttggtttcttAATTCGAATTTACGGATTTACGGATTTGTTTTTAAGGTGTTATGGGCTGATGATTATTATAGGATGCTGCTTGTTTTTGGGTTGGTAGCTGTCTAGCATCATCATCTTTTGATGTATTAATTACTACGGGACTGGAAGGCTCGTTTGATTTATTAGGTTGCTAGTTTTGTAGTTTAACAGTGGAGTACTAATAGCATGAACTTTGCCATTCTTCCGGGCGTGGGGGGTGTCAAAGTCAGGTGGGTTGGTAGGGTTTCTGTATTGTCTGTTGTAAATTTTTTGAAGCAGATCAACATATTACTCTCTTTTTTCCTAGTCATTATTAATAAAGCATCATATTTCAAGTCATTACAAAATCTAACCATATGAATAATTTGATACAATTTTAATTGTTAGTTAAAAGTACAAACGCCTTTCCATTCCTAATAGCACCAAGACAATTAATACAATTTTGTGTATTTCTTATTAGTCGGTGTTAGTGTGTATCTCTGATATGTTGTGATGTATTATTCTGATGTATTAATTACTTTCAATTTCCCCACAGAAATATGgcataaaacaataaaaagaggTTTATGTTTCTCATAGGCTTTTATATATAAGTATGAAACCATAAGCAAGAAATATTTTTCAGAAATTTTTcatttgttcttgttttaatatataaatatatatatgtatatatacaattCAGTAGTTGGTATCGATGGCAAAGAAGGGGgcatcttcgtcaaatcctGTGGCTACATGGAATGCCCACAATATATCTATATTTTGTGATGTTTGCATCAAGGAGGTTGAGGCCGGACATCGTCCGGGCACTCACTTTGACAAAGATGGATATGCAAATATTAGAGCTAACTTCAAGGCAGAGACAGGGCATGATTATGATAGAAAACAACTAAAAAATAAGTGGGATGCACTTAAAATTGAGTGGAAGTTGTGGAAAGAGCTAATTGGTAAAGAAACTGGCCTAGGGTGGAATTCGAGCAAGGGCACCGTTGATGCCTCTGAGGAGTGGTGGAATAATAAAATTCAGGTTTGTGTATTTATCTTTGAATATGTATTATGATATCATGGAATATGTATTAACCATATTCTTTGTTTACTTGTAGATAAACAAAGAATATGGAAAATTGCGGAAAAAAGGCATTAGTCCTGAGATGGAGGATAAGTTAGATAGGATGTTCTCGAACACAGTTGCTACCGGTGAACATGCTTGGGCACCTTCATCTGGAGTACTACCACCAGAGTCAAGAGATGAATCTATAGGGCAAATTGATTTGGATGATGAGGAAGAAAGTGAGACCATGCAGGATCTAAGGCAAGCTACTAGGAAGGGGAAAAAAAGAGCGACCAACCAAGGAGATTTTCAAAAGAAGAAGGTTGATAAGAAGGGGAAAAAAATTGGAGGTGCTGCAAAACTTTCTGGTCAAATTGACCGTCTTGTTGAAGTTTATGAAAGTAGGAGTTCTGCAAACTCATTGATGAGGCCGCCGCATATAGGCTGTAGTATTGCGGAAGCGATAGCATCTGTTGCACAATTGCCTTGTTGTGAGCCACCTAGCGAGTTATGGTTGTTTGCTACATGTTTATTTTGTAGTGCAGAGAAGCGAGAGGTGTTTGCCACTATGACTGATCCTGAAGTGCAGCTGACTTGGTTGAAATATATGTTCAACAAACAACAATAGAGAGCTAAAACTATGAATTATGACTATTTGTGGTTTGTACTTTGCATTAGGATTATGTGTTGAATGTTGCTTGTTGcttgtattttgtgtttattGAATGTTGGATTATATGTTGAATGTTGGATTATGATTTCTTATTAAACGTTGGATTATTCTTGAATGTCGGATTATGACTTCTTAGTGATTGTTGGATTATGACTTATGGAATGTTCAATCATGTGTTAGGTTACAGGTGTATATTCAATATGAACACTTATGATGAAGATGTTGAGGAGTTGGAGGATGGTCTAATTATATGCACTATAGCGACAGCTGTCGAAACATATTACTCAAAATATATCCACAAAACTCCGTGTATGAATTCTTCCCAAACAGGTAATATGTGGTTGATGGAAGTACTACAAGGAAATCATGTGCGATGCTATAGAATGTTTAGGATGAACAAAGATGTCTTTTATAGATTATCCAATGACTTGCAAACTAATTATGGATTGAAAGGTTCACGGAGAATGAGTGCTACTGAAATATTAGCAATGTTCTTGCATATGTTGGGATATGGTGTGAAAAATAGATTAGCGCAAGAGAGATTTCAACATTCTGGTGAGACTATTAGTAGATATTTTGGTGCTATGTTGGATATCGTATGTAAGATGGCAATAGATATTATCAAACCGATGGATTCGGAGTTTCGTGGCATTCCCCAAGAAATAAGGAGAGATACAAGATACATGCCTTATTTTAAGGTAAATTTTGACTCGTCTTCTAACTTATTTGCAAACTATAAGTGTAGGTTGACGGTTTTTTTCAATGTTATTATTTTTAGGATTGTATTGGTGCCATAGATGGAGTACATGTTGAGGCTTCAATACCACCTCCGGATCAAGTTCCATACATTGGTAGGAAAGGAATACCAACTCAAAATGTTATGGCTGCATGTAATTTTGACATGCAATTCACATTTGCTTGTGCTGGATGGGAAGGCACTGCACATGATACAAGGGTTTTTCTATCCGTGCTACGAAATCCAATTTTAAACTTTCCTAAGCCTCCAAATGGTAATCTTCAtacttatattataacatttTACATACTTGCTTTGTATAATTAatacaatacaaaacaaaattttcaattgtcAGGAAAATATTACTTGGTAGATGCGGGATACCCACAAATGAGAGGTTATTTGGGACCATATAAAGGTGAAAGATATCATCTCCCAGACTTTCGTAGGGGTGCCGAACCAACGGGTCATAAAGAGGTATTCAACCACACACATTCTTCTCTTAGGAGCATCATTGAACGAACTTTTGGGGTATGGAAGAAAAAATGGTCAATTTTAAGGGATATGCCTAATTACCCGTTCAATAAGCAAGTGAAGATTGTCATTGCTACAATGGCTCTTCATAACTACATACGGAGGTATTCTGAACGTGATCGTCATTTTGATGACCCCAGAGACTATTGTGAAGAGAGCGAtagtagtgatgatgatgatgaagaatatCGAAATTATGAAGTTGAAGGATCAAATGAGATAGAGGCATTAAGAAATAGAATAGCGGCAAGTTTGATGAATGCATCTAATTAGACTACTTTCAAGTACATtaacaatattgtactaatgaaTTCTAGCTATTCagtctaaaatatttcaattgaaatagtttgtcatactaattaatatttaagataaagtttataaatatttttcttttaaaaataaagtatatttaataatttatctttatttgttaagaaaattaaattaatagcacatctagtattatacccttttggtcatttcacacagccacagctgttttacataaaagtttaccaaacactatcatactgcttttttttcaaaagcacttttacaaaaaagtttaccaaacactctgctgctttatttcacaaccgCTTTTTCTCACAGCACATCCGCTTTTTTTCACAGCCggttttttttaaagcacagcaataccaaactaagCCTAAAATTGCTGATGGAATTGGCAACAATATGACCGTAGAGGGTGTTGAGGCAGACATCAATTACCATacctaaacatgtatatataaacatgtcaAACAAAATAGCAACTGATGATTTTCTAACAAATGCAAAATATAACAAGATTAAAGAAAAACTGCAAGTAGCCTCTGACCTTTAAGTCTCGAAATCAAACTCAGTAAAAACCAAATTAGGGAATGCATAAATCAGAATCTAAATCATATTGATTTGGTTATTCTGTAAGAGAATAAGTTATCACAAATTCTAACTTGATATGGGtataaagataaatttacatattgaattgggtttgtgagggtagtttatgtagtaaatttggtttaaaaagatattgatagtttaattaaaaagttAGGTATAAAGAGAGATTATatgaattcaaataaaattttcctgaTGAAAATGATCATAAGAGCTGGAACCCATTATCCACGAGTCCGCAGTAGAAGAAAGTGATCATAAGAGCCGGAACCCATTATTCACGATTCCACGGTGAAAGACTTGTTGTCAACCTTTTGAAAGTCCAATTAGAAACTCTTATCCAAACTCCTACAAGTAAGTTAGGGTGACTCAAGAAAGatcaaaagaataaaatacGTAAAGTGTAAACCAAGGTTCATAGACGGATCAAAGTCAAATCAAAGTCTATAAATCTTTGGTTTCCCTTTGCACTATCGTTCATCTTCACCTTcacccataaaaaataaattaaggaaGCAGTTTGTTCCAGCGCTGGGGTCTTGAAATTTGGGGGCCGAATCGATCACAAAATGGAGCCCTACATATgagcaactttttttttttttcctcacttTATTCTCGtagataattaactaagaaaatacTTTACTCGTAGATAATTaaccaagaaaaaaattagGCACTTAATGCAAATGACATATTGGTAAAAAAACAACTCTCCTAGTGAGAAGTCTTACGCGACTTGTGACAAGTTACTTGTCACACCACACAAGGGTGATTGTACTAAATCGAGGTGACGttaaagtttaataaaaaattgtcaCATGTTTACAATTATACTATTTTGATGAACAAATGAAGAATCTCTTGTATGGTAgagaataaataaaaagagtgGATGACACAACATAAAGTGATGGAATGGTTATCAACGTAATCCATTGCAGAACAAAATCTAGAATTCAtcagaaaattgagagaaatcccaaaaggtttttgttttgattaattCTGGAATGATTGTCAGTGATACATCTAGATGACTTAAATAAAGATTACAAATGTTTGGAACAACTCAAATGACTTCTAATAATTACAACAACATTAGTTAAACATTAATCGGACTACAAACGAAGAGTccgatttttattttgaaactttAAACATTATTTTGGAGGCTGTCCTTTTATCTTTCAACGGTCCATTTCCTCTTCGATTCATTCTGCTATTTATTCTACATCAACGGACGACTCAAGGGTCCTTCCTTTGACAGTCCAATTAGAAACATAAGCAtatattgaccaaaaaaagaagaagaaagaaacagaagcATATAATTATTGTCCAAACCCCCGCAAGCTAAAGTCTATAAATCTTGCTTTCCCCTTGCACTATCATCATCTCCACGTTTTGGTGAAAGGATTTTCGAAGTCATTGTTTCTGCTTCCGAAGATGAATGGTTCTTCAGCAAAGCTGGTGGCAATTACAACACTAGTGTTGCTTCTGATGGGGGATTTCCAAGCAACTTGTGGACTACTTCCTCATGGTATAACTAATAATTATCTTCCTTTTATGAGATCTCTAAGCCTTAGCATTAGCTACTTCATTAAATCGACTTAGTTTTTACcaattttattatttggtagCTAATTTCTTGCTTCTTGTGATTTTCTCATATAATTGAACAAGGTTGCTTTGAATGTCAAAGTGATATTTTGAGCACAAAAGTGGTGCCCGTTCGCCGCAGCCTAAGACCATTCAAAAGGCCACCACCTGCACCTGCTCGCAATAAACCGGAATCGCATACGCCTGAGGTACAAGTgaaataaacaaacataaaacccTTGGCAGAAACTCCCTGGGGCACCACGTCGTTTCctattttcttgtatttttatttgttttcttaagaGGAGTTAATTTTATATTCCCCGctcttttattgtatttttttactttattaTTTCTTCTTATATTATGAGCTAAACTTTATGTCCCCTTACTTAAGTGCAACTTCTTTTTCCTGATTCTATA
Encoded proteins:
- the LOC114825770 gene encoding uncharacterized protein isoform X1 — encoded protein: MNTYDEDVEELEDGLIICTIATAVETYYSKYIHKTPCMNSSQTGNMWLMEVLQGNHVRCYRMFRMNKDVFYRLSNDLQTNYGLKGSRRMSATEILAMFLHMLGYGVKNRLAQERFQHSGETISRYFGAMLDIVCKMAIDIIKPMDSEFRGIPQEIRRDTRYMPYFKDCIGAIDGVHVEASIPPPDQVPYIGRKGIPTQNVMAACNFDMQFTFACAGWEGTAHDTRVFLSVLRNPILNFPKPPNGKYYLVDAGYPQMRGYLGPYKGERYHLPDFRRGAEPTGHKEVFNHTHSSLRSIIERTFGVWKKKWSILRDMPNYPFNKQVKIVIATMALHNYIRRYSERDRHFDDPRDYCEESDSSDDDDEEYRNYEVEGSNEIEALRNRIAASLMNASN
- the LOC114825770 gene encoding L10-interacting MYB domain-containing protein-like isoform X2 is translated as MAKKGASSSNPVATWNAHNISIFCDVCIKEVEAGHRPGTHFDKDGYANIRANFKAETGHDYDRKQLKNKWDALKIEWKLWKELIGKETGLGWNSSKGTVDASEEWWNNKIQINKEYGKLRKKGISPEMEDKLDRMFSNTVATGEHAWAPSSGVLPPESRDESIGQIDLDDEEESETMQDLRQATRKGKKRATNQGDFQKKKVDKKGKKIGGAAKLSGQIDRLVEVYESRSSANSLMRPPHIGCSIAEAIASVAQLPCCEPPSELWLFATCLFCSAEKREVFATMTDPEVQLTWLKYMFNKQQ